The following are encoded together in the Capsulimonas corticalis genome:
- a CDS encoding zinc ribbon domain-containing protein — protein sequence MRLCLTCRHMAPAGAPFCGHCGRSFGGRLCSQWHLSPPSARYCVHCRRTALSDPTSFIPLGWVGPGITVLMFIIAATGIWRVAGRPVEAMAVHLLRIGIVLFIFSLFLPPPVRSGLHRTAVASIGFLGKMAGRLIVFAARWMIAQIKAKP from the coding sequence CTGCCTGACCTGCCGCCACATGGCCCCGGCGGGCGCCCCATTCTGCGGGCACTGCGGACGCTCGTTCGGAGGCAGGCTCTGCTCCCAGTGGCACCTGAGCCCGCCCTCGGCGCGCTACTGCGTCCACTGCCGCCGGACGGCACTGAGCGATCCCACGTCGTTCATACCGCTGGGCTGGGTCGGCCCGGGGATTACAGTGCTCATGTTTATTATCGCCGCGACTGGGATTTGGCGCGTAGCGGGGCGCCCGGTCGAGGCAATGGCCGTCCACCTCCTCAGAATTGGAATAGTGCTCTTCATCTTCTCCCTGTTCCTGCCTCCGCCGGTTCGCTCTGGGCTGCACAGAACGGCGGTCGCCAGCATTGGCTTCCTCGGCAAGATGGCGGGGAGACTGATTGTGTTTGCCGCCCGGTGGATGATCGCCCAAATCAAGGCGAAGCCGTAA
- a CDS encoding polymorphic toxin-type HINT domain-containing protein has translation MKNDHLGWPWAIPSNISKRGRRVVAPLAVAIGLACGLSSSGAFAQTGGEIVGSGATSSGPVDLTALGTSDWAHWPGYDHKATGGGKISNYTLVGGGSLNTAGGAATTATWSDGAPTSSDSGNSGDIWTFNTGAGFNITAPADTTTRTLTVYLGGWKSTGSFTAHLSDGSAVDYTDASFTNQTGVYYCAYTLNYHAASANQTLSVTWSVQEGFDSPYANVAIQAATLSGAAVSAPSAPGSLSASGGNGQVGLSWGVVTGATVYKVKRSTTSGGPYSQIGGNVSTTSYTDSQVTNGTPYYYVVSAANEGGESANSTEATASPVGPPATPTSLTATPGYSLSALSWNASGGASSYSILRGSAPGGPYSGVGTSTATTFRDTSVNAGTTYYYVVKASSAQGDSNNSNESSCVPLASPSGPTGLAVTPGNAQVHVAWAPVTDAIGYNIKRATASEGPYSTISLGSTTTSFNDSAVSNGTTYYYVVSAIFSQGETLPSIDAAATPLAPASSLVASPSMEYSSDGLLTKKVAGGNTTYLLYDGSNLVCEMNSSGAIGAVTTSTSNGVSSRHTASASSYYMYDPQGNTVQRLDQNSTTLASYMYDAYGARAGTDNSDDPYSNFGGQWGYYYDSASGQEIVGSRFYSPQDGRFLTRDGIGYAGGINLYSYVGNNPVNRIDPTGHFWWIVAGAVLGAGGNLVYQMYTNPCGDIDWVQVLNWGAMGATAAAGLPEADILAAPAAEGGLEAAGADMAPGLEKALGKDLPELAEGTGCFVAGTPVQMADGGFMAIEQVKIGDFVVSRDRATGKTASQRVSDTIVHKNVATIELRFSNGETLVTTGPHPFYVQGRGFIKAGDLAVGDVIVTRSKSNTIIKSIKRLARSTVYNFTVENFHTYFVGKADGGIWVHNTTADCLKLYRGGDSLEVRPNVDVRINRATGMVKPGRGMSVNTNPLNKNVANRGAHMLGDIPKGLKAIQHGDDLGHYEIAPEVEMSLEQYQQLLNMIELTPL, from the coding sequence ATGAAGAACGATCATTTGGGATGGCCGTGGGCCATTCCGTCCAACATATCGAAGCGCGGCCGCCGAGTGGTGGCTCCGCTGGCGGTCGCCATTGGGTTGGCGTGTGGACTGTCATCGTCAGGGGCGTTCGCCCAAACCGGCGGAGAGATCGTGGGCAGCGGAGCGACCTCGTCCGGCCCCGTGGATCTGACCGCCCTAGGGACATCCGATTGGGCACACTGGCCAGGTTACGATCACAAGGCGACCGGCGGTGGTAAGATCAGCAATTACACGTTGGTTGGAGGCGGTTCCTTGAACACCGCTGGAGGCGCAGCGACGACCGCCACATGGAGCGACGGGGCGCCAACCTCCAGTGACAGTGGCAACAGCGGAGATATTTGGACATTTAACACCGGAGCAGGATTCAATATCACGGCTCCGGCGGATACGACAACACGCACTCTGACGGTGTATTTGGGCGGATGGAAGTCTACTGGCTCCTTCACGGCTCATCTTTCCGATGGATCCGCTGTTGACTACACGGACGCGTCGTTCACGAACCAGACAGGGGTTTATTACTGCGCCTACACGCTGAACTACCATGCCGCTTCGGCCAATCAAACCCTCTCGGTGACTTGGAGCGTGCAAGAAGGGTTTGATTCGCCATACGCCAACGTAGCGATCCAAGCCGCAACACTTTCCGGAGCGGCTGTTTCCGCCCCCAGCGCCCCTGGAAGCTTGAGCGCGTCCGGCGGGAATGGTCAAGTCGGGCTGTCTTGGGGGGTGGTCACGGGAGCGACGGTCTACAAAGTCAAACGATCGACAACGTCGGGCGGGCCATACTCCCAAATCGGCGGAAACGTCTCTACCACCTCTTATACGGATAGCCAGGTCACCAATGGAACGCCGTATTATTACGTGGTGTCGGCGGCGAACGAAGGCGGCGAAAGCGCGAATTCCACGGAAGCGACTGCGAGTCCGGTTGGCCCGCCGGCTACACCAACCTCGTTAACGGCGACGCCCGGCTACAGTTTGTCCGCGTTGTCCTGGAACGCATCCGGCGGTGCGAGCAGCTATTCCATTCTCAGGGGTTCCGCACCCGGCGGTCCGTACAGTGGCGTTGGAACGAGCACTGCTACGACCTTTCGAGACACCAGCGTCAATGCGGGAACAACCTATTATTACGTCGTAAAGGCCAGCAGCGCCCAGGGAGACAGCAACAATTCAAACGAATCGAGTTGTGTTCCGCTGGCGTCGCCATCGGGCCCCACAGGGCTGGCCGTTACTCCCGGAAATGCTCAGGTTCATGTTGCGTGGGCTCCCGTGACCGACGCGATTGGCTACAACATTAAACGCGCCACGGCTAGTGAAGGTCCATATAGCACAATATCGCTGGGAAGTACCACGACATCGTTCAATGACTCGGCGGTCAGCAACGGGACGACCTATTATTATGTCGTGTCCGCGATCTTTAGCCAAGGGGAAACACTGCCATCCATCGATGCAGCCGCCACTCCGCTTGCTCCGGCGTCGTCCCTGGTGGCAAGTCCTTCCATGGAATACTCTTCCGATGGATTATTGACAAAAAAGGTTGCGGGGGGAAACACCACCTATCTCCTGTATGATGGGAGCAATCTCGTCTGCGAAATGAATAGCTCCGGCGCGATCGGCGCCGTAACAACGTCTACTAGTAATGGAGTTTCGTCTCGGCATACTGCCTCTGCATCCAGCTATTACATGTACGACCCACAGGGCAACACCGTACAGCGGCTCGATCAAAACAGTACGACCCTAGCATCGTACATGTACGATGCCTACGGCGCCCGGGCCGGCACGGACAACTCGGACGACCCATACAGCAACTTCGGCGGCCAGTGGGGATACTATTACGATAGTGCAAGCGGTCAGGAGATTGTGGGAAGTCGATTCTACTCACCGCAGGACGGTCGCTTCCTCACGCGCGACGGCATCGGTTACGCCGGAGGGATTAATCTCTACAGTTACGTAGGCAACAATCCGGTAAACAGAATAGATCCTACTGGGCACTTCTGGTGGATTGTGGCTGGCGCCGTACTCGGCGCGGGTGGTAACCTCGTCTATCAGATGTACACCAATCCCTGCGGCGATATCGATTGGGTACAAGTACTGAACTGGGGAGCCATGGGAGCAACCGCAGCTGCGGGATTACCCGAGGCGGATATATTGGCGGCGCCCGCCGCTGAAGGGGGCCTTGAGGCTGCTGGAGCTGATATGGCTCCTGGCCTAGAAAAGGCGTTAGGAAAAGATCTACCAGAACTTGCCGAAGGAACAGGATGCTTCGTCGCTGGAACGCCGGTACAGATGGCTGATGGTGGCTTCATGGCCATTGAGCAGGTTAAAATTGGTGATTTTGTTGTCAGTCGAGATAGGGCAACTGGCAAGACAGCTTCTCAGCGCGTTTCCGACACCATTGTTCATAAGAACGTTGCTACCATAGAACTGCGTTTCAGCAACGGCGAAACGCTAGTAACCACTGGGCCGCATCCTTTCTATGTTCAAGGCAGAGGTTTTATAAAAGCTGGCGACCTTGCGGTCGGGGATGTGATTGTTACTCGGTCGAAATCAAATACAATTATCAAAAGTATCAAGCGGCTTGCCAGGTCTACCGTTTATAACTTTACTGTCGAGAATTTCCATACATATTTTGTTGGAAAAGCTGATGGCGGGATATGGGTACATAATACAACTGCAGATTGTTTGAAACTCTATCGAGGAGGTGACTCGCTCGAAGTGCGTCCTAATGTTGATGTTCGAATTAATCGAGCCACAGGGATGGTCAAACCCGGTCGAGGAATGTCCGTTAATACTAATCCATTAAACAAAAATGTTGCAAACCGCGGAGCCCATATGCTTGGTGATATTCCCAAGGGGTTGAAGGCTATACAGCATGGCGATGATTTGGGGCACTACGAAATCGCCCCTGAAGTGGAAATGTCTCTGGAGCAATATCAGCAGCTTTTGAATATGATTGAATTAACACCATTGTAA
- a CDS encoding cysteine peptidase family C39 domain-containing protein encodes MPFPRHVDNLRKKIPVAYSIIAILFGTVITPQAFGAKPPLPTVGPSTLLDESGHLAHPVSQQSVDAWKTELHLLKPSANRSAVLNIWLGEYELSKNLNPISARKRFASVSAQPDVSAEYKTLASYDDAITLEAKGSYQDSTEAFQRLLRTANEQPGLNTQNCTLWLRHARACAGYHAEHSKLGIPEPPNLDPLCGAAALAACVQSLHQPFDKKTILAACNVTGIGSTVDDVIKAGPHLKLATRAVVADEAGLIALPKPLVAFVEHDHFVALIRADKSGISYLCSDCGCWPGGRVNLTWKQWRAMDPGLYIAVTKPGSTSDKIVAHACENTKPTEGVQISSIGSLASLHLKKQLLAHVSVLPALRHVARYTGTATLGCASASYSLHCPPNVTCPMADGAGGNGGCSGPSSGDPVNLATGEEEYSPAADITVYNLHGPAVVWNRIYNSLRPWNMAIAGGGVAQFSYEADDFGAGWSHPYNILVQDSTATAPFTPVPQGGSGVPIGNGTDHCASGVLWDIVYAGSTVASSSSLNGWTFDRQNGTVTASSSAAVGQGYEVRWDAGYGVFYSAFFEVVPNASVPQGMSVIIPPTGANAAASGLQWDIVQGSTTIATSNSHSGWSVGLYTYGFQISAPMVSTGNYEVRFAQGPSATFSVIDSHFSVGLGDKYILLANGARIRFTAASAPTAGNTVVRCSVLPTYHTLVDWHYDSSNPSGYYTITLGNRTVMRTTPPVAAYALGDNAFMVSSLVSQISNATGSPLNLVYGAQRSVNGFPLLSSINDASNGSALLTIARDSDGSGHIHSVSDPQGRSVYYSSQVYVVPPFNHANAAFPEVTQVSQIVPSGTSNPPMRYAYDYQRVYAGSGPMLHTITVPSPTGVGVSTSTINYNDQPATVSSTVDGNGNMTAYTPDNLNHTRVTTYNPLGQAIYSYVYGFDNNMSLTTKTDGAGTVVYAAAYSDPNNPTKASSVTDGNGYGTIAPGGTQALDAGGTDGATGGIPWEIVGPTGAFVASSGSPFGWTVSFTGGSLTVSAPSNAVAGSRYEVRATYSLHSYSAYFNIGGARGTSYYRWDQYGNLTSATSPRGVVTSFTWDYSAFPFGELVAAQEGGKTPITYTYCEPSGLLQTSTGPSPAGGLSMVSYTYDSLGNPLTIVSPGNNTGATITSTFNYTLDPGDSAHGVAPYSQPAALGQALTITNALGQVIHIRYNALGQAATTIDPLGHALNIAYNISGQKWKVISPLAGPASPGSLYEEFEYLYPGSQPSKVKKYDEDGHLMRQVNSSYGLEGETVGTSGDTHPINYEYDALYRLKKLTDSNGHSTKYYYNPAGYLSSVIYPGGDTTQMTSYDLNGNPLTRIDGRGVETDYVYNDVESLLTDVLYPLHTDNNVHVTFDGYGRRGSATDNTGTRTYNYNDNDLTTSATTAYVGAPSKTFAYAYYPNGSRKTMSTPAGDFNYSYDAAGRLKQVGNPFSETDTMSYMDNGWLQSHQLGNGAVTSYSYNAVGQLFGQLNQAADGTVLSQFSNITYDGAGNRLSITSTMPGMTSYSGVTDYTYDSLDQLLGEQSSRNGGYTHGFAYDAVGNTTTFRGQGNSFNSNNQNGAFTFDANGNPIQYHGVPLSFDEENRLVTNGH; translated from the coding sequence TTGCCATTTCCTCGCCACGTAGATAACCTCCGGAAGAAAATTCCGGTAGCTTATTCTATTATCGCTATCTTATTCGGCACGGTGATCACACCGCAAGCCTTCGGAGCTAAGCCTCCTCTGCCCACCGTTGGTCCATCGACTTTGCTTGATGAAAGTGGACACCTCGCTCACCCCGTGTCTCAACAAAGCGTTGACGCCTGGAAGACCGAACTTCACCTCCTGAAGCCGTCGGCTAATCGATCGGCGGTGCTAAACATCTGGCTCGGAGAATATGAGCTGAGTAAAAATCTCAATCCGATCTCCGCGCGCAAACGATTCGCCTCCGTAAGCGCGCAACCAGACGTAAGCGCTGAATACAAAACTCTCGCATCCTACGATGACGCTATTACGCTTGAAGCAAAAGGCTCATATCAAGATTCCACGGAAGCGTTTCAGCGTTTGTTGCGGACGGCGAATGAACAGCCTGGCCTGAATACGCAAAATTGTACCCTGTGGCTCCGACACGCTCGCGCTTGCGCTGGATATCATGCCGAGCACTCAAAGCTTGGTATTCCCGAGCCTCCCAATCTTGATCCGCTCTGCGGAGCCGCCGCGTTGGCGGCATGCGTTCAATCTCTGCATCAGCCATTCGACAAAAAGACAATTCTTGCCGCTTGTAATGTGACCGGTATCGGCAGCACTGTGGACGATGTCATCAAGGCGGGACCACATCTCAAACTTGCTACACGAGCCGTTGTTGCGGATGAGGCCGGATTGATCGCGTTGCCTAAGCCTCTCGTGGCCTTCGTGGAGCATGACCATTTTGTCGCACTCATTCGAGCAGACAAATCCGGAATATCGTACCTTTGCTCTGACTGTGGATGCTGGCCAGGCGGCCGTGTCAATCTCACGTGGAAGCAGTGGCGCGCGATGGATCCAGGCCTCTACATTGCGGTGACCAAGCCAGGTTCCACGTCTGATAAAATAGTGGCTCACGCCTGTGAAAACACCAAGCCGACCGAGGGCGTGCAAATCAGCTCAATCGGATCGCTGGCGAGCCTGCACCTGAAAAAACAGCTGCTCGCCCATGTTTCCGTTCTGCCTGCGCTGCGCCATGTGGCCCGCTATACAGGGACCGCTACGCTTGGATGCGCCTCTGCCTCCTATTCGCTTCACTGCCCTCCCAACGTGACGTGTCCAATGGCGGACGGCGCCGGCGGTAACGGCGGATGTTCGGGTCCATCCAGCGGAGACCCTGTGAATTTGGCGACGGGTGAAGAGGAATACTCGCCTGCTGCGGATATCACAGTCTACAATCTCCATGGCCCGGCTGTGGTCTGGAACCGGATTTACAACAGCCTTCGACCGTGGAATATGGCGATCGCAGGCGGCGGCGTCGCCCAATTCAGCTACGAAGCGGATGATTTCGGCGCCGGATGGTCGCATCCTTATAACATCCTCGTTCAAGATTCGACGGCTACGGCTCCGTTTACTCCCGTTCCCCAAGGAGGATCAGGAGTTCCAATAGGAAATGGGACGGATCACTGCGCCTCGGGTGTCCTTTGGGATATTGTTTATGCCGGCTCAACGGTCGCGTCATCCAGCTCCCTTAACGGCTGGACGTTCGACCGGCAAAATGGAACCGTAACCGCGTCAAGCTCGGCTGCGGTCGGCCAAGGATATGAGGTTCGATGGGATGCGGGATATGGAGTGTTCTACTCCGCGTTCTTCGAAGTCGTCCCAAACGCCTCGGTCCCACAAGGAATGTCGGTTATCATTCCGCCCACGGGCGCGAACGCGGCCGCATCGGGGCTGCAATGGGACATCGTTCAGGGCTCCACGACGATCGCCACCAGCAACAGCCATTCGGGATGGAGTGTTGGATTGTATACGTATGGATTCCAAATCTCCGCTCCGATGGTCTCGACAGGAAACTACGAAGTTCGATTCGCTCAAGGCCCCTCAGCTACGTTTAGTGTGATCGACAGTCACTTCTCGGTGGGGTTGGGTGACAAATATATCCTGCTGGCAAATGGCGCCCGAATACGGTTCACGGCGGCTTCCGCACCAACTGCTGGCAACACAGTTGTACGTTGCTCGGTGCTTCCGACATATCATACACTTGTCGATTGGCATTACGATTCCAGCAATCCGTCTGGCTATTACACAATCACGCTTGGAAACCGGACGGTTATGCGGACCACGCCTCCAGTGGCTGCTTACGCGCTTGGCGACAATGCATTTATGGTGAGCTCGCTGGTCTCCCAAATTTCCAACGCGACCGGCAGCCCCCTAAACCTTGTTTACGGAGCGCAACGGTCCGTCAACGGTTTCCCCTTACTCTCGAGTATCAATGACGCCAGCAACGGGTCGGCCTTACTGACCATCGCCCGTGACTCTGATGGCAGCGGACATATCCATTCGGTATCGGATCCCCAAGGCCGGAGTGTTTATTATTCCAGCCAAGTTTATGTCGTTCCGCCATTTAACCATGCGAATGCAGCATTCCCGGAAGTTACTCAAGTGTCGCAAATCGTTCCCAGCGGGACAAGCAACCCGCCGATGCGCTACGCTTATGACTATCAGCGCGTCTATGCCGGATCGGGTCCGATGCTGCACACGATTACTGTCCCGAGTCCTACGGGAGTAGGCGTCAGCACCTCAACGATCAACTATAACGATCAGCCGGCCACAGTTTCAAGCACGGTGGATGGCAATGGAAACATGACGGCTTACACACCAGACAATCTTAATCACACACGCGTCACGACATACAACCCGTTGGGACAGGCAATCTACTCCTACGTTTATGGCTTTGATAACAACATGAGCCTTACAACGAAAACGGACGGCGCAGGCACCGTGGTTTATGCTGCGGCGTATTCCGATCCCAATAATCCGACGAAGGCATCCTCAGTCACGGATGGAAACGGTTACGGCACGATTGCGCCCGGAGGAACGCAAGCGTTAGACGCAGGAGGCACAGACGGCGCCACCGGAGGAATTCCCTGGGAAATAGTCGGCCCGACGGGAGCATTCGTCGCGTCGTCGGGCAGCCCGTTCGGTTGGACTGTCTCATTCACTGGTGGCTCGCTGACGGTTTCGGCGCCGTCGAATGCTGTGGCCGGCTCTCGCTATGAAGTTCGCGCCACATACTCATTGCATAGCTACTCGGCGTACTTCAACATTGGCGGCGCCCGAGGGACCAGTTACTACCGGTGGGATCAGTATGGCAATCTCACCTCAGCGACGTCGCCGCGAGGCGTCGTGACGAGCTTCACATGGGATTACTCAGCCTTTCCGTTTGGCGAACTCGTGGCCGCACAAGAAGGCGGAAAGACCCCGATTACGTACACGTATTGCGAACCTTCTGGACTCCTTCAGACATCAACCGGTCCAAGCCCGGCTGGCGGCCTGTCCATGGTTTCCTATACTTACGACTCGCTCGGTAATCCATTGACGATCGTCAGTCCGGGAAATAATACCGGCGCCACGATTACGTCTACATTTAATTACACGCTAGATCCAGGAGATTCAGCGCATGGTGTGGCTCCGTACAGCCAACCCGCAGCGCTTGGACAGGCGCTGACGATCACAAACGCACTTGGTCAAGTGATTCACATCCGATACAATGCGCTCGGTCAGGCGGCCACGACGATCGATCCCCTGGGGCACGCATTGAACATTGCGTATAACATTTCAGGACAGAAATGGAAAGTAATCTCACCCTTAGCCGGCCCGGCAAGCCCAGGCAGCCTGTACGAAGAGTTCGAGTACTTGTATCCAGGCAGCCAGCCGTCCAAAGTGAAAAAATACGATGAAGACGGCCATCTGATGCGCCAGGTGAATAGCAGTTACGGCCTAGAAGGCGAAACCGTGGGAACCAGCGGCGACACCCATCCCATCAACTATGAGTACGATGCGCTCTATCGCCTGAAAAAACTCACCGACAGCAACGGTCACTCGACGAAGTACTACTACAATCCCGCAGGTTACCTGTCAAGCGTCATCTATCCGGGAGGGGATACGACACAGATGACCTCTTACGACCTCAATGGTAATCCGCTGACACGTATCGATGGCCGGGGTGTCGAGACCGATTATGTGTATAACGACGTAGAAAGCTTGCTGACCGATGTCCTGTACCCGCTGCATACCGATAACAATGTTCACGTTACATTTGATGGCTACGGTCGTCGTGGCTCCGCTACCGATAACACCGGAACGCGAACCTATAATTACAATGACAATGACCTGACAACGTCGGCCACAACGGCTTATGTTGGGGCTCCGTCGAAGACGTTCGCCTACGCCTACTATCCAAACGGCAGCCGTAAGACGATGTCAACGCCCGCCGGCGACTTCAATTACTCCTATGATGCGGCAGGACGCCTGAAACAGGTCGGAAATCCGTTTTCGGAAACGGACACGATGTCCTACATGGATAACGGATGGCTGCAATCGCACCAGCTTGGCAACGGAGCAGTTACTTCCTACTCGTACAATGCCGTTGGACAATTGTTTGGCCAGTTGAATCAAGCGGCGGACGGTACTGTTCTTTCTCAATTTAGCAACATTACCTACGACGGAGCCGGCAATCGGCTCAGCATCACTTCAACCATGCCCGGCATGACGTCCTACAGCGGCGTCACTGACTATACGTACGACTCCCTTGACCAGCTCCTGGGAGAGCAGTCCAGCCGAAATGGCGGCTACACGCATGGTTTCGCATACGATGCCGTCGGTAATACGACGACGTTCCGAGGACAAGGTAATTCCTTCAACTCGAATAACCAGAATGGCGCATTTACCTTCGACGCCAACGGTAATCCCATCCAATATCATGGGGTTCCGCTTTCCTTTGACGAGGAGAACAGGCTGGTGACGAATGGTCACTAG
- a CDS encoding iron-sulfur cluster assembly scaffold protein, which produces MAVVIDVEDVSGVLNAEDINIIALHFQTYGCPAARACGEFVSDYLTGKPLSAAIHLSEEDFLREIGRMPLGREHCPGMTIRALRLAVASARANEEDSL; this is translated from the coding sequence ATGGCCGTCGTGATCGACGTAGAGGATGTCAGCGGCGTATTGAACGCTGAGGATATTAATATTATTGCATTGCATTTCCAGACATACGGCTGTCCTGCGGCGCGGGCATGTGGTGAGTTTGTGTCTGACTACTTAACGGGTAAACCGCTGTCTGCGGCCATACATCTGTCGGAAGAAGATTTCTTGCGGGAGATCGGACGAATGCCATTGGGACGGGAACATTGCCCAGGAATGACAATACGCGCGCTTCGGCTAGCGGTCGCGAGCGCCAGGGCGAACGAGGAAGACAGTCTCTAG